The nucleotide window TTGTAAAAACTGGTGGTATTGGGATAGTATGCAATATAACTGGCACCATTATACTCACTTCTGTCAATATAATTATTGAACCCTATATCAAAGACAAACCACCTGGTATGCAGGTTCTTTTTCAGTCTTGCACGTGCGTAGGCAGTATCGCTATAAATTTTATAGGAATTGCGGCCCTTTTCATTTTTTCCTTTGATGATGATCAGGCCTTTGATCCAGAAGGTATCGGGAAGGGGAGCTGTGATAGCAGCTGCTGTGATACCCTGGTGGCTGGTGTCAACATTTTGTCCCTGGGCCAACCCTACACATAATACCAGTAATAAACAGAGTAAAACTTTATGCTTCATATGTTTTTACCATCATTTTATTTATTCCTTTTTCGGGAGAAAAATTTTGCAACATTGGTGACCTTGTCCAGAATACGGCTGTCGCTTCCGCTGACAGACAGAATCAGTTCTCCTTTTACCGGAGCAGGAGCAGCAGGTGCAGGTGGTGCTGCTACCGGGCTTGCAGCAACCGTTTTGCTGGCAGCCGGGATATTAGCGGCCATTACCGTTTCCCTGGGGTGATTGTTATCTGCCGGACTGGAGGCAGCAATACCGGTATTCTGCAGGTGTTTTTCCACTACTTCATCGGAGGTATTCCGGGGAGAAGGCAGGGCAGAGATCACAGGTACCTCTGCCGGTGCAGGAGCTGCTACAGTATTATTTTGTTTTTGTGATGCTGTACTAACATCCGGAATGGAGGAAGTGTTCTTTTTAGCCAGGACAATTTCCTTTTTTCTGATGGCCAGCCTGGCTGCTTCACCAACGCCTGCTGGCTGGGCAGAGGCCGCAACGGACGCCGGGGTTTCGTGTGGTACAGGGCTGACAACCGGTGCTTCATGCATTACCGGTGCTACAGTGTTATGGGCCATGGTCCTGGCCAGGGGCTGACTGGTATGGTTACCGGCAGGCAGCAGCCAGATCAGCAATCCTGCTACCACAGCAGCGGTAGAAGCTGCGCCCCACCAGTATACCGGGATAATCCGTCCTTTATGGGCGCTGCGATACAGACTGGCTTTGTTTTCAAACACTATCCGGTGGTCTGGTTCCAGTTTGACCAGCTGCAACAGGGCCAGTTCCTGCTGTGCCTGGGGCTGCTGCTGCAACCAGGATTTTAACCGGGCTGTTTCTTCAGCAGACAATTCTCCATCTACCTGGCTCAGCATCAAAGACTCATAATCAGTAGTCTCTGCTGAGGAAGTCCGGTACAGGGCTGCTTTATTATCGAATACCAGCTGCTC belongs to Chitinophaga sp. HK235 and includes:
- a CDS encoding anti-sigma factor, producing the protein MAVDINISNYESYLLSYVDNELNESEKAALMQFLEQHPQLRAELELLENIRVAPDEQLVFDNKAALYRTSSAETTDYESLMLSQVDGELSAEETARLKSWLQQQPQAQQELALLQLVKLEPDHRIVFENKASLYRSAHKGRIIPVYWWGAASTAAVVAGLLIWLLPAGNHTSQPLARTMAHNTVAPVMHEAPVVSPVPHETPASVAASAQPAGVGEAARLAIRKKEIVLAKKNTSSIPDVSTASQKQNNTVAAPAPAEVPVISALPSPRNTSDEVVEKHLQNTGIAASSPADNNHPRETVMAANIPAASKTVAASPVAAPPAPAAPAPVKGELILSVSGSDSRILDKVTNVAKFFSRKRNK